TTGGACTTGGAGTTATTTATGGAGGGTTAGCTTACCTTGGTGCAACAGCTACAAGTTTTCCAAGTGATATATCTAGAGCTCAATTAATAATTGGAATAACAGAAAGCATACTTGGTAACGTTGGTAAAATACTATTAGGAATAGCTGTAGGACTTGCATGTTTAACAACCTCTATTGGATTAACCGCTGCAACAGGAGAATACTTCAGTAAATTAACTAAAAATAAGTTAAGCTATAAGTTGGTCTGTATTTTGACGGCAATAATTAGCATGGTAATATCTAATGCTGGGGTAGATGAAATTACTAGTTTAGCTGAGCCACTATTAGTTGTTCTTTATCCTGTTGTTATTGCACTGATAATGGTTACATTCTTAGATAAATATATACAACATAAAGCAATATATTCTGGTGTTGTATACACTGCATTAGTAGTTAGTGTGTTAGAAGTCCTTGTAGGATACAATGTTGCAATACCAGGTGCAAAGAAAGTGTTAGCGGCCCTACCGTTAGCAGATCAAGGTTTTGCTTGGGTAGTACCTACTATTGTAGTGGGAATATTGTTAATGGTTTTCTTTAAAGCATCAGAACTTTTAAGTGGACAAGCTTATACAGAGAAATAACATAACAGTATAGTAAAAATATATGATGGTGGTAGTCACATTAAGTGCTGTCATCATTTTTATTTTTTTATAAGATAAAGTATATTTTGTAATCCTTAAGGGCTTTTAAATAAGTAAAAGGTTAGAAAAATTTTAATCAGTGACCCACTATTACAGGAGTTGATGCAATAGTATCAAACAATTTTTTGAAAAAAATGAATATGTTAATTTGTGTTATTGCACAAAGTAAGTATATTGTGCTATAATAATAAAAAATTATGAATAAGTACAATATCAACTGATTAATATTTTAACTATTCTAAATACACTCATAATTTTGATAATAATATAATATGTTAAATATAATGAAGAGATTAAATTTAAAGGAGGGAGTTTAATTGAAATTAACAACAAAAATCTTATTAGGTTTATTAGCTGGTATTATTGTTGGCTTATTATTTACTGGAAGTCCTGAACTAATAAAAACCTTTGTTGCTCCGATAGGAACATTATTTTTAAACCTTATTAAAATGATTATAGTACCGCTTGTTTTCTCATCTCTAATAGTAGGGGCTGCAAGTACAGGAGATGCAAAAACTTTAGGAAGAATAGGTGGTAAAACTATGGTATATTACTTATTAACAACTGCTATTGCCATAGTTATAGGGTTGTTTTTAGGAGGAGTACTTCAGCCAGGAGCTGGACTTACTATACCAGTAGGAGTTGAAGTGGCTCAGCAAGAAGCACCATCACTTGTAGATACTTTTCTTAATATTATACCGTCAAATCCGCTGAAAGGTTTAGTAGAAGGAAATATGCTACAAATTATAACATTTGCATTATTTCTTGGAATAGGTTTAACTAGTTTACCAGAAGAAAAAGGAAGACCATTTCTTAATTTCTTTGATAGTCTAGCTGAAATTATGTACAAAATAACAGCTTTTATTATGGAACTCGCACCTTATGGTGTGTTTGGTCTTATGGCACCAGTTGTAGCTAGCAACGGTCCAGCGGTTTTACTACCACTTATTAAAGTAATTGCTGCCGTTTATATAGGATGTATAGTGCATGCATTAGTTGTATATGCACCAGCAGTAAAACTGCTTGGTAAAATGAATCCTATTACTTTCTTCAAAGGGGTTATGCCAGCTGCTGTTACAGCTTTCACAACAAGTAGTAGTTCAGGAACATTGCCTATAACTATAAAATCTGTTAAAGAAAACCTTGGAGTATCTGATAAAATAGCAAGTTTTGTTCTTCCACTTGGTGCTACAATAAATATGGATGGAACTGCACTCTATCAAGGAGTTTGCGCTTTATTTGTTGCTCAAGCATATGGGATTACTTTGACTATGCCTCAGTTAGTAACAATAGTTCTTACTGCTACATTAGGCTCAATCGGTACTGCAGGAGTACCTGGAGCTGGAATGATTATGCTAACGATAGTTCTTAACTCTGTAGGATTGCCACTGGAGGGTATTGCTTTAATAGCTGGTATCGATAGAGTTTTAGATATGGCAAGAACTTGTATAAATGTTGTTGGAGACACTTCGGCTGCAGTTGTAGTAGCTGCATCTGAGAATGAAATAGATGTGCC
This region of Alkaliphilus flagellatus genomic DNA includes:
- a CDS encoding dicarboxylate/amino acid:cation symporter, with product MKLTTKILLGLLAGIIVGLLFTGSPELIKTFVAPIGTLFLNLIKMIIVPLVFSSLIVGAASTGDAKTLGRIGGKTMVYYLLTTAIAIVIGLFLGGVLQPGAGLTIPVGVEVAQQEAPSLVDTFLNIIPSNPLKGLVEGNMLQIITFALFLGIGLTSLPEEKGRPFLNFFDSLAEIMYKITAFIMELAPYGVFGLMAPVVASNGPAVLLPLIKVIAAVYIGCIVHALVVYAPAVKLLGKMNPITFFKGVMPAAVTAFTTSSSSGTLPITIKSVKENLGVSDKIASFVLPLGATINMDGTALYQGVCALFVAQAYGITLTMPQLVTIVLTATLGSIGTAGVPGAGMIMLTIVLNSVGLPLEGIALIAGIDRVLDMARTCINVVGDTSAAVVVAASENEIDVPCSNIV